The following are encoded in a window of Gramella sp. MT6 genomic DNA:
- a CDS encoding glycoside hydrolase family 2 TIM barrel-domain containing protein, with the protein MLKIYFLKELSLKILTGALLFFTFACDEEQCANHSATVHFEKTDEGYTLIRNGEQFYIKGAGAEPEYLEQLKEAGANTARIYDTLYLKRTLDKAYSLGLAVAVDIPLPKFDRSSEYWEQEELFNQLKLKVNQLVQKHKDHPALLYWNLGNELFYPYLYKNTVFYENYNQLIDLIHQLDTNHPVSTTTIGANKSRVLSIITKSPQLDFISFNSFGVLSQFSKKLAPISPVWDGPHVISEWGVNGPWEASFTEWNVPIEETSTKKAEQIRERYFQFIEPMKGKGSLGSFVFYWGTKNEFTPTWYSLYGKNNLKTQAVFELSKIWKNNNANYSGPELDYILLNNKGANRSIVLPSQTRANAEVKLPDSKEQKLNFHWEIRQESWFTVKESEVISNSEFKIDGQKVSFKTPEKEGPYRLFLYLTDDTEYYATANIPFYVLKPGNEE; encoded by the coding sequence TTGCTTAAAATCTATTTTCTAAAAGAGCTTAGTTTAAAAATTCTTACAGGGGCGCTATTATTCTTCACATTTGCATGTGATGAGGAGCAGTGTGCCAATCATTCTGCTACCGTACATTTTGAAAAAACAGACGAAGGTTACACGCTTATTCGCAATGGTGAACAATTTTATATAAAAGGTGCAGGAGCAGAACCGGAATATTTAGAGCAATTAAAAGAAGCCGGAGCAAATACCGCACGGATTTATGATACTCTTTACCTTAAAAGGACTTTGGATAAAGCCTATTCCCTGGGTTTAGCTGTTGCGGTAGATATTCCGTTACCAAAATTTGACAGATCTTCAGAATATTGGGAACAAGAAGAATTGTTTAATCAATTAAAATTAAAAGTAAATCAATTAGTACAAAAGCATAAGGACCACCCAGCATTACTTTACTGGAATCTGGGTAATGAACTTTTCTATCCATACCTCTATAAAAACACTGTCTTTTATGAAAATTACAATCAATTAATAGATTTAATTCATCAATTAGATACTAACCATCCGGTTAGCACAACAACAATAGGAGCGAACAAATCAAGAGTACTTTCTATAATTACTAAAAGTCCACAACTCGATTTCATTTCATTTAATTCATTCGGAGTATTGAGTCAGTTTTCTAAAAAATTGGCCCCAATTTCTCCTGTTTGGGATGGGCCACATGTTATATCTGAATGGGGAGTAAATGGACCTTGGGAGGCGTCCTTTACAGAATGGAATGTACCTATTGAAGAAACCAGTACAAAAAAAGCAGAACAAATTAGAGAAAGGTATTTCCAATTTATAGAACCAATGAAAGGTAAAGGCTCCTTAGGAAGTTTTGTATTCTACTGGGGTACTAAAAATGAATTCACACCAACGTGGTATAGCCTATATGGAAAAAACAACTTAAAAACTCAGGCAGTTTTTGAACTCTCTAAAATTTGGAAAAATAATAATGCAAATTATTCTGGCCCTGAATTAGATTATATACTCCTAAATAATAAAGGGGCAAATCGGAGTATTGTTCTCCCTTCTCAAACAAGAGCTAATGCTGAGGTAAAATTACCAGATTCAAAAGAACAAAAATTGAATTTCCACTGGGAAATAAGACAGGAATCCTGGTTTACAGTAAAGGAAAGTGAAGTTATTTCCAATTCCGAGTTCAAAATAGACGGTCAAAAAGTAAGCTTTAAAACTCCAGAAAAAGAAGGTCCGTACCGTCTTTTTTTATATCTAACCGATGACACTGAATACTACGCTACTGCAAATATTCCTTTTTATGTATTAAAACCTGGTAATGAGGAATAG
- a CDS encoding arginine deiminase family protein, translated as MNLHVTNETSKLKTVVLGTAESNGPIPTLEEAYDPKSKEHIKAGTYPKEEDMVKEMEAVASVLKKYNVEVYRPKIIQDYNQIFTRDIAFVIDDKFIKSNILPDRGQEIEAIDHVLKQIDPSKIITLPEDAHIEGGDVMPMGDHIFVGTYKGKDYKNFITARTNLKAVEALQQIFPEKKIVSFSLKKSNTIAIDNALHLDCCFQPVGKDKAIIYKDGFLIEEEYQWLVDFFGNANIYEITRDEMYNMNSNIFSISEDVVISEKGFTRLNSWLREQGITVEEVPYAEISKQEGLLRCSTLPLIRE; from the coding sequence ATGAACTTGCATGTAACCAATGAAACTTCAAAACTTAAAACGGTAGTTCTGGGTACCGCAGAGAGTAATGGTCCTATTCCTACTCTGGAAGAGGCGTATGATCCTAAATCTAAGGAGCATATAAAAGCTGGAACTTACCCTAAAGAGGAAGATATGGTCAAGGAAATGGAGGCCGTGGCCTCTGTTCTGAAAAAATATAATGTTGAGGTTTACAGACCTAAAATAATCCAAGATTATAATCAGATCTTTACTCGGGATATCGCATTTGTGATCGATGATAAATTTATTAAGTCCAATATTTTACCAGATCGCGGACAGGAGATCGAGGCAATAGATCACGTTCTGAAACAGATAGATCCTTCTAAAATAATTACTTTGCCAGAGGATGCTCATATTGAAGGGGGAGATGTAATGCCAATGGGCGATCACATTTTTGTGGGAACCTATAAAGGTAAAGATTATAAGAATTTTATAACTGCAAGAACGAATCTCAAGGCAGTGGAGGCTTTACAGCAGATCTTTCCAGAAAAAAAGATCGTATCCTTCAGTCTTAAAAAATCTAATACAATAGCAATAGACAATGCCCTTCATCTGGACTGTTGTTTTCAACCAGTAGGAAAGGATAAAGCGATCATTTATAAAGATGGTTTCCTTATTGAAGAAGAATACCAGTGGCTGGTTGATTTCTTCGGAAATGCTAATATTTATGAGATCACAAGGGATGAAATGTATAATATGAATTCTAATATATTTTCGATCTCTGAAGATGTAGTGATTTCTGAAAAAGGTTTTACCAGGCTTAATTCATGGTTGAGGGAGCAGGGAATTACAGTCGAGGAAGTTCCATATGCCGAAATTTCAAAGCAGGAAGGATTATTACGGTGTTCTACGCTACCTCTAATTAGGGAATAA
- a CDS encoding arginine deiminase-related protein: MRQITDTILMVRPVGFRMNEQTAVNNYFQTKLEGDDINEIATQEFDIFVEKLRSVGVNVVVVDDVPEDDTPDSIFPNNWVSFHENGQVALFPMFAENRRKERRLEYFAQLEEAGFKITDIVDYTIAEEDDVFLEGTGSLILDRVNQKAYCAISPRADEELLIEFCEDFEFTPVIFNSYQTVGDKRLPIYHTNVMMCIADEFAVICLDTIDDKKERKNVVKHLKMDGKEIISITEEQMHEFAGNMLQVQGAEGKKYLVMSARAHRSLTEEQVERIEKHCEILSSEIQTIETCGGGSARCMMAEVFLPKA; encoded by the coding sequence ATGAGACAGATTACAGATACAATTTTAATGGTAAGACCGGTAGGATTCAGAATGAATGAACAAACTGCCGTAAATAATTATTTTCAGACCAAACTGGAAGGAGATGATATTAACGAAATTGCCACTCAGGAGTTCGATATTTTTGTTGAAAAATTAAGGTCTGTTGGAGTGAATGTGGTTGTGGTGGATGATGTTCCGGAAGATGACACTCCAGACTCTATTTTCCCAAATAACTGGGTTTCATTTCATGAAAACGGGCAAGTCGCTTTATTTCCAATGTTCGCAGAGAATAGGAGGAAAGAACGTCGTCTGGAATATTTTGCTCAATTGGAGGAAGCCGGATTTAAGATCACAGATATTGTAGATTATACCATTGCCGAAGAAGATGATGTATTTCTGGAAGGGACTGGAAGTCTAATTCTGGATCGTGTAAATCAAAAGGCTTATTGTGCAATTTCACCAAGGGCAGACGAGGAACTTCTAATCGAATTTTGTGAAGACTTTGAATTTACTCCGGTAATATTCAATTCCTACCAAACTGTTGGTGATAAGAGGTTGCCTATTTACCATACGAATGTGATGATGTGCATCGCAGATGAATTTGCTGTTATTTGCCTGGATACTATAGATGATAAAAAAGAGCGTAAGAATGTAGTAAAGCATTTGAAGATGGATGGTAAGGAAATTATTTCTATTACCGAAGAGCAAATGCACGAGTTTGCTGGAAATATGCTACAGGTCCAGGGAGCTGAGGGGAAAAAATATTTAGTGATGAGTGCTAGGGCGCATAGAAGTTTAACCGAAGAACAGGTGGAAAGAATAGAAAAGCACTGCGAAATTCTAAGTTCTGAAATTCAAACAATAGAAACCTGTGGTGGAGGAAGTGCAAGATGTATGATGGCAGAAGTTTTCCTGCCAAAGGCTTAA